In the Bos taurus isolate L1 Dominette 01449 registration number 42190680 breed Hereford chromosome 21, ARS-UCD2.0, whole genome shotgun sequence genome, one interval contains:
- the ANKRD9 gene encoding ankyrin repeat domain-containing protein 9 isoform X2, translated as MRASEAFHWDERGRAAAYSPSEALLYALVHDHQGYAHYLLATFPRRALAPPSAGFRCCAAPGPHVALAVRYNRVGILRRILRTVRDFPAEERARLLDRRGCSRVEGGGTALHVACELVRPECLFLLLGHGASPGLRDGGGLTPLELLLRQLGRDAGAAAPAASGAPAPLPGEPRQRRLLLLDLLALYTPADAAGPARRELLGDRPRWRRLLGEEKFQWLAGLAPPSLFARAMQVLVTAISPGRFPEALDELPLPPFLQPLDLTGKG; from the coding sequence ATGCGCGCCAGCGAGGCCTTCCACTGGGACGAGCGCGGCCGCGCCGCCGCCTACTCGCCGTCCGAGGCGCTGCTCTACGCGCTGGTGCACGACCACCAGGGGTACGCGCACTACCTGCTGGCCACCTTCCCGCGGCGCGCCCTTGCGCCTCCCAGCGCTGGCTTCCGCTGCTGCGCGGCGCCGGGGCCGCACGTGGCGCTGGCCGTGCGCTACAACCGCGTGGGCATCTTGCGCCGCATCCTGCGCACCGTGCGCGACTTCCCAGCCGAGGAGCGCGCGCGCCTGCTCGACCGGCGCGGCTGCAGCCGCGTGGAGGGTGGAGGCACGGCGCTGCACGTGGCCTGCGAGCTGGTGCGCCCCGAGTGCCTCTTCCTGCTGCTTGGCCACGGCGCCTCGCCAGGCTTGCGCGACGGCGGCGGCCTAACGCCGCTCGAGCTGCTGCTGCGCCAGCTGGGCCGTGACGCCGGGGCCGCCGCCCCTGCGGCCTCCGGGGCGCCTGCGCCGCTGCCTGGGGAACCGCGCCAGCGCCGCCTGCTGCTGCTCGACCTGCTGGCGCTGTACACACCCGCGGATGCCGCCGGCCCGGCCCGCCGTGAGCTGCTGGGTGACCGGCCGCGCTGGCGGCGGCTGCTGGGCGAGGAGAAGTTCCAGTGGCTGGCGGGCCTCGCGCCGCCCTCGCTCTTCGCGCGCGCCATGCAGGTGCTGGTCACCGCCATCTCGCCTGGCCGCTTCCCCGAGGCCCTGGACGAGCTGCCGCTGCCGCCCTTCCTGCAGCCACTGGACCTCACGGGCAAGGGCTAG
- the ANKRD9 gene encoding ankyrin repeat domain-containing protein 9 isoform X1 translates to MPWDARLPGGGAEGGPEGTGAARSRAQKQCRKSSFAFYQAVRDLLPVWLLEDMRASEAFHWDERGRAAAYSPSEALLYALVHDHQGYAHYLLATFPRRALAPPSAGFRCCAAPGPHVALAVRYNRVGILRRILRTVRDFPAEERARLLDRRGCSRVEGGGTALHVACELVRPECLFLLLGHGASPGLRDGGGLTPLELLLRQLGRDAGAAAPAASGAPAPLPGEPRQRRLLLLDLLALYTPADAAGPARRELLGDRPRWRRLLGEEKFQWLAGLAPPSLFARAMQVLVTAISPGRFPEALDELPLPPFLQPLDLTGKG, encoded by the coding sequence ATGCCGTGGGACGCGCGACTGCCGGGGGGCGGCGCGGAAGGTGGGCCCGAGGGCACAGGGGCGGCGCGCTCTAGGGCACAGAAGCAGTGCCGCAAGTCGTCGTTCGCCTTCTACCAGGCCGTGCGCGACCTGCTGCCTGTCTGGCTGCTGGAGGACATGCGCGCCAGCGAGGCCTTCCACTGGGACGAGCGCGGCCGCGCCGCCGCCTACTCGCCGTCCGAGGCGCTGCTCTACGCGCTGGTGCACGACCACCAGGGGTACGCGCACTACCTGCTGGCCACCTTCCCGCGGCGCGCCCTTGCGCCTCCCAGCGCTGGCTTCCGCTGCTGCGCGGCGCCGGGGCCGCACGTGGCGCTGGCCGTGCGCTACAACCGCGTGGGCATCTTGCGCCGCATCCTGCGCACCGTGCGCGACTTCCCAGCCGAGGAGCGCGCGCGCCTGCTCGACCGGCGCGGCTGCAGCCGCGTGGAGGGTGGAGGCACGGCGCTGCACGTGGCCTGCGAGCTGGTGCGCCCCGAGTGCCTCTTCCTGCTGCTTGGCCACGGCGCCTCGCCAGGCTTGCGCGACGGCGGCGGCCTAACGCCGCTCGAGCTGCTGCTGCGCCAGCTGGGCCGTGACGCCGGGGCCGCCGCCCCTGCGGCCTCCGGGGCGCCTGCGCCGCTGCCTGGGGAACCGCGCCAGCGCCGCCTGCTGCTGCTCGACCTGCTGGCGCTGTACACACCCGCGGATGCCGCCGGCCCGGCCCGCCGTGAGCTGCTGGGTGACCGGCCGCGCTGGCGGCGGCTGCTGGGCGAGGAGAAGTTCCAGTGGCTGGCGGGCCTCGCGCCGCCCTCGCTCTTCGCGCGCGCCATGCAGGTGCTGGTCACCGCCATCTCGCCTGGCCGCTTCCCCGAGGCCCTGGACGAGCTGCCGCTGCCGCCCTTCCTGCAGCCACTGGACCTCACGGGCAAGGGCTAG